GGTGGAGTAAATCACCTTGATGCCCGTTTCTTTAGTGAACTGTTCCAACAGACCCGGTGGGACGTATTCGGTCCAGTTGTAGAAATAGAGCGTTTTACCGTCGTTGGCGTTGGCGGTGTTGATGCCAAACGCTAGCGCGCAGGCTGCCAGTAGGTGTGGCCACTTTTTCATTATGTTTACCTCCTTACAGGTCCCAAAGGAAATACCCGTTGTTTTCAGCGGGCATGAAAATCAGATGTGAATGACGTTAGCCGCAACCTTATTTTCCGGTGCGGTCGCGTAAAATCAGCTGGCTACTGAGCACCAGTACGAGTGACAGAATCAGCAAAATCGTTGCCAGCGCATTGACTTCAGGGGAGACGCCGACCTTCACCATCGAGTAAATCTTCAACGGCAGAATTTCATACGCAGGGCCAGTGACAAACGAGGACACTACCACATCATCCATCGACAGCGTAAAGCTGAGCAGCCAACTGGCCGCTACGGCTGGCATCGCTAGCGGTAGAATGATTTTGCGCAGAATAATCACTTCACTGGCACCTAAGTCGCGTGCGGCTTCCAACATTCGCACGTCGAAACCTTTCAGACGTGAGTAAACGGTGACCACCACAAAGGGCAGGCAGAACGTGATGTGGGAAAACAGCAGCGACCAAAACCCGAGTGATATGCCCAACAACATGAAGAGTACCAGCAGCGATATCGCCATCACGATATCCGGCGACATCATCACCACGA
The window above is part of the Pectobacterium araliae genome. Proteins encoded here:
- the potC gene encoding spermidine/putrescine ABC transporter permease PotC codes for the protein MTGRLIRGGFMFIIYAYLYIPIIILIVNSFNQARFGINWQGFTLDWYRLLMNNDSLLQAAQHSLTMAVFSATFATLMGSLTAVALYRYRFRGKPFVGGMLFVVMMSPDIVMAISLLVLFMLLGISLGFWSLLFSHITFCLPFVVVTVYSRLKGFDVRMLEAARDLGASEVIILRKIILPLAMPAVAASWLLSFTLSMDDVVVSSFVTGPAYEILPLKIYSMVKVGVSPEVNALATILLILSLVLVLSSQLILRDRTGK